From a region of the Acomys russatus chromosome 4, mAcoRus1.1, whole genome shotgun sequence genome:
- the Nelfcd gene encoding negative elongation factor C/D translates to MAGSAPATIMAEDYFGNASEWGEEADGGQQEDDSGEGEDDAEVQQECLHKFSTRDYIMEPSIFNTLKRYFQAGGSPENVIQLLSENYTAVAQTVNLLAEWLIQTGVEPVQVQETVENHLKSLLIKHFDPRKADSIFTEEGETPAWLEQMIAHTTWRDLFYKLAEAHPDCLMLNFTVKLISDAGYQGEITSVSTACQQLEVFSRVLRTSLATILDGGEENLEKNLPEFAKMVCHGEHTYLFAQAMMSVLAQEEQGGSAVRRVAQEVQRFAQEKGHDASQITLALGTAASYPRACQALGAMLSRGALNPADITVLFKMFTSMDPPPVELIRVPAFLDLFMQSLFKPGAKINQDHKHKYIHILAYAASVVETWKKNKRVSIGKDELKSTSKAVETVHNLCCNENKGASELVAELSTLYQCIRFPVVAMGVLKWVDWTVSEPRYFQLQTDHTPVHLALLDEISTCHQLLHPQVLQLLVKLFETEHSQLDVMEQLELKKTLLDRMVHLLSRGYVLPVVSYIRKCLEKLDTDISLIRYFVTEVLDVIAPPYTSDFVQLFLPILENDSIAGTIKAEGEHDPVTEFIAHCKSNFIVVN, encoded by the exons ATGGCGGGCTCCGCGCCGGCTACAATTATGGCAGAAGACTACTTCGGGAATGCATCAGAGTGGGGCGAAGAGGCGGACGGTGGCCAG CAGGAGGACGATTCTGGAGAAGGAGAGGATGATGCCGAGGTGCAGCAGGAATGTCTGCATAAGTTTTCCACCCGGGACTACATCATGGAGCCCTCCATCTTCAACACGCTGAAGAG GTATTTCCAGGCAGGAGGGTCTCCAGAAAATGTCATCCAGCTCCTATCGGAGAACTATACGGCGGTGGCCCAGACGGTGAACTTGCTGGCTGAGTGGCTCATTCAGACAG GTGTTGAGCCGGTGCAGGTGCAGGAGACTGTGGAAAACCACTTGAAGAGTTTGCTCATCAAGCACTTTGACCCTCGGAAAGCAGATTCTATTTTCACCGAAGAAGGAGAG ACCCCAGCCTGGCTTGAGCAGATGATTGCACACACCACATGGAGAGATCTGTTTTATAAGCTGGCTGAAGCCCACCCTGACTGCTTGATGCTCAACTTCACGGTGAAG CTCATTTCAGATGCGGGGTACCAGGGGGAGATCACCAGTGTGTCTACAGCCTGCCAGCAGTTGGAAGTGTTCTCCAGAGTGCTTCGGACCTCTCTAGCCACAATCttggatggaggagaagaaaacCTTGAGAAAAATCTCCCTGAGTTTGCA AAGATGGTGTGCCATGGGGAGCACACATACCTGTTTGCACAGGCCATGATGTCCGTGCTGGCCCAAGAGGAACAGGGTGGCTCTGCAGTGCGCAGGGTCGCCCAAGAAGTCCAGCGCTTCGCCCAGGAGAA AGGCCATGATGCCAGTCAGATCACGCTGGCCTTGGGCACAGCTGCCTCCTACCCCCGGGCCTGCCAAGCGCTGGGTGCCATGCTGTCTAGGGGAGCCCTGAATCCTGCAGACATCACGGTCTTGTTCAAGATGTTCACCAGCATGGACCCTCCTCCTGTGGAACTC ATCCGGGTACCAGCCTTCCTGGACCTGTTCATGCAGTCGCTCTTCAAGCCAGGGGCCAAGATCAACCAGGATCACAAGCACAAGTACATCCACATCCTGGCTTACGCCGCTAGCGTGGTTGAGACCTGGAAGAAG AACAAGCGGGTTAGCATTGGCAAGGACGAGCTGAAGTCCACGTCAAAGGCGGTGGAAACTGTGCACAACCTGTGCTGCAATGAGAACAAGGGGGCCTCTGAGCTGGTGGCGGAGCTGAGCACGCTCTATCAGTGCATCAG GTTTCCAGTGGTGGCCATGGGTGTGCTGAAATGGGTAGATTGGACCGTGTCGGAACCAAGGTACTTCCAGCTACAGACGGATCACACTCCGGTTCACCTGGCCTTGTTGGATGAG ATCAGCACCTGCCACCAGCTCCTGCACCCCCAGGTTCTGCAGCTGCTTGTTAAGCTTTTTGAGACTGAGCACTCCCAGCTGGATGTGATGGAGCAG CTCGAGTTGAAAAAGACCCTGCTGGATAGGATGGTCCACCTGCTGAGCCGCGGCTACGTGCTTCCTGTGGTCAGTTACATCCGCAAATGTCTGGAGAAGCTGGACACAGACATCTCACTCATCCGCTACTTTGTCACTGAG GTTCTGGACGTCATTGCCCCACCGTATACCTCAGATTTTGTACAACTTTTCCTTCCCATCTTGGAAAATGACAGCATTGCGGGCACCATCAAAGCAGAGGGCGAGCATGACCCTGTGACAGAGTTTATTG CCCACTGCAAGTCTAACTTCATCGTGGTGAACTGA